The Corynebacterium renale genome includes a region encoding these proteins:
- a CDS encoding Asp23/Gls24 family envelope stress response protein, with amino-acid sequence MSNAVGHTTIDERALERIIRQAADSVPGTTHVGMSLENPGGRSLPRFDIMVDDKQQTVSVEAFICATWPAPTVTVAEKVRSTFAEWVEAFTGYAATHVNVYVGSVMPGDSRITAAQVAQAPRPNAQTPEVRRNHAGRVSSPRVIPQSAATDTQAGLKPVTVRTHDVHVDVEVHSNQDLVEVSAPDDCDIYRPSTPEESAIVPRFAPDFPQEFDAPTPEIPREVPLRKISVHNSAPKVKVRTPRPPQLRKVKTVRHDAPLHPRVPREQPLKPFAVVDMAPEIPIEIRPTRIRQGRR; translated from the coding sequence GTGAGCAACGCCGTCGGTCACACCACCATTGACGAGCGCGCCCTCGAACGCATCATCCGTCAGGCAGCGGATTCCGTCCCCGGAACCACGCATGTCGGAATGAGTTTGGAAAACCCCGGGGGGCGTAGCCTCCCACGTTTCGACATCATGGTCGACGACAAGCAGCAAACCGTCAGCGTGGAAGCTTTTATCTGCGCTACATGGCCCGCCCCTACCGTCACTGTTGCCGAAAAAGTGCGAAGCACTTTCGCGGAGTGGGTAGAAGCTTTCACTGGCTATGCCGCAACTCATGTCAACGTGTACGTGGGTTCCGTGATGCCCGGCGATTCTAGGATTACCGCCGCTCAGGTTGCGCAAGCGCCTCGTCCTAACGCTCAGACACCAGAGGTTCGCCGCAACCATGCCGGGCGTGTCTCGTCGCCTCGCGTTATTCCGCAGTCCGCTGCTACGGACACGCAAGCCGGTTTGAAGCCAGTCACGGTGCGGACTCACGACGTCCACGTCGATGTGGAGGTCCACTCTAACCAGGATCTTGTTGAGGTGTCCGCGCCGGACGATTGTGACATCTATCGTCCTAGCACCCCAGAAGAAAGCGCCATCGTGCCCAGGTTTGCGCCTGATTTTCCCCAAGAATTCGACGCCCCAACGCCTGAGATTCCGCGCGAGGTGCCTTTGCGGAAGATTTCGGTGCATAACTCGGCACCTAAGGTAAAGGTTCGTACTCCCCGTCCGCCTCAGCTGCGCAAGGTTAAAACTGTACGTCATGATGCTCCGTTGCATCCGCGCGTACCTCGCGAGCAGCCGCTGAAGCCGTTTGCGGTCGTCGACATGGCTCCTGAGATTCCGATTGAAATCCGCCCCACTCGTATCCGTCAAGGAAGGAGGTAG
- the amaP gene encoding alkaline shock response membrane anchor protein AmaP, whose translation MSKQLAGWDRFLLILLGLIALAGGVYGALVYFQVPQVMDFNAQFDARHLTDFAATGWMDVALGVVTLLCVILGLAYLISNLRARRFNKRPSSASNEDGSIDIAVARIAAAVSTQLSEFPRVNDTRHKVAMDRHRPTMQWTIKADPTIDIKALRSHLQSVEQDVRAAIGDMDIDTRFILNLGPVES comes from the coding sequence ATGAGTAAACAACTTGCTGGCTGGGATCGATTCCTTCTTATTCTCCTTGGCCTCATTGCTCTCGCCGGCGGTGTGTACGGTGCGCTTGTGTATTTCCAGGTACCACAGGTGATGGATTTCAACGCGCAATTTGACGCACGTCACCTTACTGATTTTGCCGCAACTGGCTGGATGGATGTGGCCCTCGGAGTGGTCACGTTACTGTGCGTGATTCTTGGGCTCGCTTACTTGATTTCCAATCTCCGGGCCCGTCGCTTTAATAAGCGCCCCTCGTCAGCATCGAACGAGGACGGTTCCATCGACATTGCTGTCGCACGTATCGCCGCGGCCGTCAGCACCCAACTGTCCGAGTTTCCGCGGGTTAACGACACGCGACATAAAGTCGCGATGGATCGTCACCGCCCCACGATGCAGTGGACTATTAAGGCCGACCCGACGATCGATATTAAAGCTCTCCGCTCTCACTTGCAGTCCGTGGAGCAGGACGTCCGCGCAGCAATCGGCGACATGGATATAGATACTCGGTTTATCCTCAATCTAGGACCCGTGGAAAGCTAA
- the tuf gene encoding elongation factor Tu produces the protein MAKAKFERNKPHVNIGTIGHVDHGKTTTTAAITKVLADQYPDENESFAYDAIDKAPEEKERGITINISHVEYNTPKRHYAHVDAPGHADYIKNMITGAAQMDGAILVVAATDGPMPQTREHVLLARQVGVPYILVALNKCDMVDDEEIIELVEMEIRELLAEQDYDEEAPIVHISALGALNGEQKWVDSIVELMEACDNSIPDPVRDIDHPFLMPIEDIFTITGRGTVVTGRVERGRLNVNEEVEIIGIKDKSQKTTVTGIEMFRKMLDYTEAGDNCGLLLRGIGREDVERGQVIIKPGAYTPHSEFEGSVYVLSKDEGGRHTPFFDNYRPQFYFRTTDVTGVVHLPEGTEMVMPGDNVDMRVELIQPVAMDEGLRFAIREGSRTVGAGRVTKIIK, from the coding sequence GTGGCAAAGGCGAAGTTCGAGCGTAATAAACCGCACGTAAACATTGGTACCATCGGTCACGTTGACCACGGTAAGACCACCACCACCGCAGCTATCACCAAGGTGTTGGCTGACCAGTACCCGGACGAGAACGAGTCCTTCGCTTACGACGCTATTGACAAGGCGCCGGAGGAGAAGGAACGTGGTATTACCATTAACATCTCCCACGTCGAGTACAACACCCCTAAGCGTCACTACGCACACGTCGACGCTCCAGGTCACGCTGACTACATCAAGAACATGATCACCGGTGCTGCACAGATGGACGGCGCTATTCTTGTTGTTGCTGCAACCGACGGCCCAATGCCTCAGACCCGTGAGCACGTTCTGCTTGCTCGTCAGGTCGGCGTTCCTTACATCCTCGTTGCACTGAACAAGTGCGACATGGTCGACGACGAAGAAATCATCGAGCTCGTCGAGATGGAAATCCGTGAACTGCTCGCAGAGCAGGACTACGATGAGGAAGCTCCTATCGTTCACATCTCCGCTCTGGGCGCCCTGAACGGCGAGCAGAAGTGGGTTGACTCCATCGTCGAACTGATGGAAGCTTGCGACAACTCCATCCCAGACCCAGTTCGCGACATCGACCACCCATTCCTGATGCCTATCGAGGACATCTTCACCATTACCGGTCGCGGTACCGTTGTTACCGGCCGTGTCGAGCGTGGCCGTCTCAACGTCAACGAAGAAGTTGAGATCATCGGTATCAAGGACAAGTCCCAGAAGACCACCGTCACCGGTATCGAGATGTTCCGCAAGATGCTGGACTACACCGAAGCTGGCGACAACTGTGGTCTGCTGCTCCGCGGCATCGGCCGTGAGGATGTCGAGCGTGGCCAGGTTATCATCAAGCCAGGCGCTTACACCCCTCACTCTGAGTTCGAGGGCTCTGTCTACGTCCTGTCCAAGGACGAGGGTGGCCGCCACACCCCATTCTTCGACAACTACCGTCCACAGTTCTACTTCCGCACCACCGACGTGACCGGCGTTGTGCACCTCCCAGAGGGCACCGAGATGGTCATGCCTGGTGACAACGTAGACATGCGCGTTGAGCTGATCCAGCCTGTCGCAATGGACGAAGGCCTGCGCTTCGCTATCCGCGAAGGCTCCCGCACCGTTGGCGCTGGCCGCGTCACCAAGATCATCAAGTAA
- the fusA gene encoding elongation factor G: MAQDVLKDLHKVRNIGIMAHIDAGKTTTTERILFYTGINRKVGETHDGGATTDWMEQEQERGITITSAAVTCFWNGNQINIIDTPGHVDFTVEVERSLRVLDGAVAVFDGKEGVEPQSEQVWRQAAKYDVPRICFVNKMDKLGADFYYTVGTIEDRLGARPLVMQLPIGAEDDFDGVVDLLEMKALTWRGKVEVGTEATVEEIPADLVDKANEYREKLVETVAESDEELMEKYFGGEELTIEELKAGIRKMVVNSEIYPVYCGTAYRNKGVQPLLDAVVDFLPNPLDIGEVHGHKPNHPDEELTRKPSDESPLAALAFKIAVHPFFGKLTYVRIYSGTMTPGDSVANATKEKKERIGKIFQMHANKENPIDVAHAGNIYAVIGLKDTTTGDTLCDANDPIILESMDFPDPVIKVSVEPKTKSDQEKLGVAIQKLSEEDPTFTVELDAESGQTIIGGMGELHLDVLVDRMKREFKVEANVGAPQVAYRETIRKAVPSVEYTHKKQTGGSGQFAKVIVSFEPYNPEVETLEEGESATYKFENAVTGGRIPKEYIPSVDAGIQDAMQYGYLAGFPLVNIKATLEDGQYHDVDSSEMAFKIAGSQALKAGVAKAKPVLLEPLMAVEITTPEEYMGEVIGDVNSRRGQVSSMEDRAGAKLVKAKVPLSQMFGYVGDLRSKTQGRANYSMVFDSYAEVPSNVAQEIIDERNGNA, translated from the coding sequence GTGGCACAAGACGTGCTTAAGGACCTCCACAAGGTCCGCAACATCGGCATCATGGCCCACATCGATGCCGGTAAGACAACGACCACAGAACGTATCCTGTTCTACACCGGCATTAACCGTAAGGTCGGCGAGACCCACGACGGTGGCGCAACCACCGACTGGATGGAGCAGGAGCAGGAGCGCGGTATTACCATTACCTCCGCTGCAGTCACCTGTTTCTGGAACGGCAACCAGATCAACATCATCGACACCCCAGGCCACGTCGACTTCACCGTTGAGGTCGAGCGTTCCCTGCGCGTGCTCGACGGTGCAGTTGCTGTTTTCGACGGCAAGGAAGGCGTTGAGCCACAGTCCGAGCAGGTGTGGCGTCAGGCTGCGAAGTACGACGTTCCACGTATCTGCTTCGTCAACAAGATGGACAAGCTCGGTGCAGATTTCTACTACACCGTCGGCACCATCGAAGACCGCCTGGGTGCACGCCCACTGGTCATGCAGCTTCCAATCGGTGCAGAGGACGACTTCGACGGCGTTGTCGACCTGCTCGAAATGAAGGCTCTGACCTGGCGCGGCAAGGTTGAGGTTGGTACCGAGGCCACCGTCGAAGAGATCCCTGCGGACCTCGTCGACAAGGCAAACGAATACCGCGAGAAGCTTGTTGAAACCGTTGCTGAGTCTGACGAAGAGCTCATGGAGAAGTACTTCGGTGGCGAAGAACTGACCATCGAAGAACTCAAGGCAGGCATCCGCAAGATGGTTGTCAACTCGGAGATCTACCCGGTTTACTGCGGCACCGCATACCGCAACAAGGGTGTTCAGCCCCTCCTCGACGCAGTCGTTGACTTCCTGCCTAACCCGCTGGACATCGGCGAGGTTCACGGCCACAAGCCAAACCACCCAGATGAGGAACTCACCCGTAAGCCTTCCGACGAGTCCCCACTGGCTGCACTTGCGTTCAAGATCGCAGTTCACCCATTCTTCGGTAAGCTGACCTACGTTCGTATCTACTCCGGCACCATGACTCCAGGTGACTCCGTTGCTAACGCAACCAAGGAGAAGAAGGAACGTATCGGCAAGATCTTCCAGATGCACGCCAACAAGGAAAACCCGATTGACGTTGCACACGCTGGTAACATCTACGCAGTTATCGGTCTGAAGGACACCACCACCGGTGACACCCTGTGTGATGCTAACGACCCAATCATCCTTGAGTCTATGGACTTCCCGGATCCAGTTATCAAGGTTTCCGTTGAGCCTAAGACCAAGTCCGACCAGGAGAAGCTCGGCGTCGCAATTCAGAAGCTTTCTGAAGAAGACCCAACCTTCACCGTTGAGCTTGACGCAGAATCCGGCCAGACCATCATCGGTGGCATGGGCGAGCTGCACCTTGACGTCCTCGTTGACCGCATGAAGCGCGAGTTCAAGGTTGAGGCAAACGTTGGTGCACCGCAGGTTGCATACCGCGAGACCATCCGCAAGGCTGTTCCTTCCGTGGAATACACCCACAAGAAGCAGACTGGTGGCTCCGGTCAGTTCGCAAAGGTCATCGTCTCCTTCGAGCCTTACAACCCAGAGGTTGAGACCCTGGAAGAGGGCGAGTCCGCAACCTACAAGTTCGAGAATGCCGTCACCGGTGGCCGTATTCCAAAGGAATACATCCCATCTGTCGACGCAGGTATTCAGGACGCAATGCAGTACGGCTACCTTGCTGGCTTCCCACTGGTCAACATCAAGGCAACCCTTGAAGACGGCCAGTACCACGACGTTGACTCCTCCGAAATGGCCTTCAAGATTGCAGGCTCCCAGGCACTCAAGGCTGGCGTTGCAAAGGCTAAGCCAGTTCTGCTTGAGCCACTGATGGCAGTCGAGATCACCACTCCGGAAGAGTACATGGGCGAAGTTATCGGCGACGTTAACTCCCGTCGTGGCCAGGTTTCCTCCATGGAGGACCGCGCTGGTGCGAAGCTGGTCAAGGCCAAGGTGCCGCTGTCCCAGATGTTCGGCTACGTTGGTGACCTGCGTTCCAAGACCCAGGGTCGTGCAAACTACTCCATGGTCTTCGACTCCTACGCAGAGGTTCCATCCAACGTTGCTCAGGAGATCATCGACGAGCGTAACGGCAACGCCTAA
- the rpsG gene encoding 30S ribosomal protein S7: MRKSRAPQRPIIKDPVYDSELVTQLVNKILQDGKKSTAQRIVYAALEKCREKTGTDPVGTLDKALGNIRPDLEVRSRRVGGATYQVPVEVRPNRSNTLALRWLVTFSRARRENTMIERLANEILDASNGLGASVKRREDMHKMAEANRAFAHYRW, from the coding sequence ATGCGTAAGTCACGTGCTCCTCAGCGTCCTATTATCAAGGACCCAGTATACGACTCCGAGCTGGTCACCCAGCTGGTAAACAAGATCCTGCAGGACGGCAAGAAGTCCACCGCGCAGCGTATCGTCTACGCGGCCCTCGAAAAGTGCCGTGAGAAGACCGGTACCGACCCAGTAGGTACCCTCGACAAGGCTCTGGGCAACATCCGCCCAGACCTCGAGGTTCGTTCCCGCCGCGTCGGTGGCGCAACCTACCAGGTTCCAGTTGAGGTTCGTCCGAACCGCTCCAACACCCTGGCACTGCGCTGGTTGGTCACATTCTCCCGCGCTCGTCGTGAGAACACCATGATTGAGCGTCTGGCTAACGAGATCCTGGATGCGTCCAACGGTCTCGGTGCATCTGTGAAGCGTCGCGAAGACATGCACAAGATGGCAGAAGCCAACCGCGCATTCGCACACTACCGCTGGTAA
- the rpsL gene encoding 30S ribosomal protein S12 has product MPTIQQLVRKGRHDKSTKVATAALKGSPQRRGVCTRVYTTTPKKPNSALRKVARVRLTSGIEVSAYIPGEGHNLQEHSMVLVRGGRVKDLPGVRYKIVRGALDTQGVKDRKQARSRYGAKKEK; this is encoded by the coding sequence ATGCCAACTATTCAGCAGCTGGTCCGTAAGGGCCGCCACGATAAGTCCACCAAGGTGGCAACCGCTGCGCTGAAGGGTTCCCCTCAGCGTCGTGGCGTGTGCACCCGCGTGTACACCACCACTCCTAAGAAGCCTAACTCTGCTCTCCGTAAGGTCGCTCGTGTGCGCCTTACCTCCGGCATTGAGGTTTCCGCATACATCCCAGGTGAGGGCCACAACCTCCAGGAGCACTCCATGGTGCTTGTGCGTGGTGGTCGTGTGAAGGACCTCCCAGGTGTTCGTTACAAGATTGTCCGTGGCGCACTGGATACCCAGGGTGTTAAGGATCGTAAGCAGGCTCGTTCCCGCTACGGCGCAAAGAAGGAGAAGTAA
- a CDS encoding DNA-directed RNA polymerase subunit beta', which yields MFDVNLFDELRIGLATAEDIRRWSKGEVKKPETINYRTLKPEKDGLFCERIFGPTRDWECQCGKYKRVRYKGIICERCGVEVTKSKVRRERMGHIELAAPVTHIWYFKGVPSRLGYLLDLAPKDLERIIYFAAYIITSVDEEARHDDQSTLEAEMLLEKKEVQQDAEVEINERAQKLEEDLAALEAEGAAADARRKVQRAAEKEMQHIRERAEREVDRLEEIWQTFIKLAPKQMIIDETIYDELIDRYEDYFEGGMGAEAIQTLIRNFDLDAEAEELREIINNGKGQRKLRALKRLKVVAAFQRSGNDPAGMVLDAIPVIPPELRPMVQLDGGRFATSDLNDLYRRVINRNNRLKRMIELGAPEIIVNNEKRMLQESVDALFDNGRRGRPVSGPGNRPLKSLSDLLKGKQGRFRQNLLGKRVDYSGRSVIIVGPQLKLHECGLPKLMALELFKPFVMKRLVEHDYAQNIKSAKRMVERQRPEVWDVLEEAISEHPVMLNRAPTLHRLGIQAFEPKLVEGKAIQLHPLACEAFNADFDGDQMAVHLPLSAEAQAEARILMLASNNILSPASGKPLAMPRLDMVTGLYYLTMAKGEDEFGGQGAYSEATDEHPATGVYSSMAEAIMARDRGVLGLQAPIHVRISHLRPPADIEAEQFPDGWEKGQTWMAHTTLGRVMFNELLPWDYPYLEGVMARKGGGDTIMLGDVINDLAAKYPMITVAQTMDKMKDAGFYWATRSGVTIAMSDVLVLPNKEEILERYEADARQIERKYWQQGALTERERYDRLVELWKTATDEVGEAVEKLYPDDNPIPMIVKSGAAGNMRQIWTLAGMKGMVVNSRGEYITRPINTSFREGLSVLEYFNNSHGSRKGLADTALRTADSGYLTRRLVDVAQDVIVREEDCGTRQGIRVPVAEAIQDAAGNVTGYRGHELIETSVAGRVLAADAKDSEGNVVLEGGSDLTDAAIQKLIDAGIEQIKVRSVMTCQTPTGVCAKCYGKSMASGHQVDIGEAVGIVAAQSIGEPGTQLTMRTFHQGGVGGDITGGLPRVQELFEARVPKNCAPIASVAGTIHLEEEGNFYTLTITPDDGSDNVVYEKLSRRQGLAQVRRPMESNPQAMIERSLRDGDHVEVGDRLLRGAADPHDVLEVLGRRGVEQHLIDEVQAVYRTQGVAIHDKHIEIIIRQMLRRGTVIESGSTDFLPGTLVDLSEAKAANAEAIAAGGQPAELRSEIMGITKASLATESWLSAASFQETTRVLTDAAINKRSDKLIGLKENVIIGKLIPAGTGISRYRNITVTPTEAARTAAYSIPTYTDSIYGDDFGEYTGASVPLDELGL from the coding sequence GTGTTTGACGTAAACCTCTTCGACGAGCTTCGCATTGGCCTGGCTACCGCTGAAGACATCCGCCGTTGGTCAAAGGGCGAGGTCAAGAAGCCGGAGACAATCAACTACCGTACCCTCAAGCCTGAGAAGGACGGCCTGTTCTGCGAGCGCATTTTCGGCCCTACCCGCGACTGGGAGTGCCAGTGCGGCAAGTACAAGCGCGTCCGCTACAAGGGCATCATCTGTGAACGCTGTGGCGTCGAGGTGACCAAGTCCAAGGTGCGTCGTGAGCGCATGGGCCATATCGAGCTCGCCGCACCAGTGACCCACATCTGGTACTTCAAGGGTGTTCCATCCCGCCTGGGTTACCTGCTTGACCTGGCGCCAAAAGACCTGGAGCGCATCATCTACTTCGCGGCGTACATCATCACGTCCGTCGACGAAGAAGCACGCCACGACGACCAGTCGACTCTGGAAGCAGAAATGCTCCTGGAGAAGAAGGAAGTCCAGCAGGACGCAGAAGTTGAGATCAACGAGCGCGCCCAGAAGCTGGAAGAAGACCTCGCAGCCCTCGAGGCTGAAGGCGCAGCAGCTGATGCTCGTCGCAAGGTCCAGCGTGCCGCTGAAAAGGAAATGCAGCACATCCGCGAGCGCGCTGAGCGTGAAGTCGACCGCCTCGAGGAAATCTGGCAGACCTTCATTAAGCTTGCTCCAAAGCAGATGATCATCGATGAGACCATCTACGACGAGCTCATCGACCGCTACGAGGACTACTTCGAGGGCGGCATGGGTGCAGAAGCCATCCAGACCCTCATCCGCAACTTCGACCTCGACGCTGAGGCTGAAGAACTCCGCGAGATCATCAACAACGGCAAGGGCCAGCGCAAGCTGCGCGCCCTGAAGCGCCTGAAGGTTGTTGCCGCGTTCCAGCGTTCCGGCAACGACCCAGCCGGTATGGTCCTGGACGCGATCCCGGTTATCCCGCCAGAGCTGCGCCCCATGGTCCAGCTCGACGGTGGCCGCTTCGCGACCTCCGACCTGAATGACCTGTACCGCCGCGTCATCAACCGCAACAATCGTCTGAAGCGCATGATCGAACTGGGCGCACCAGAGATCATCGTGAACAACGAGAAGCGCATGCTGCAGGAATCTGTGGACGCGCTGTTCGACAACGGCCGTCGTGGTCGTCCGGTTTCTGGTCCGGGCAACCGTCCGCTGAAGTCCCTGTCTGATCTGCTTAAGGGTAAGCAGGGTCGCTTCCGCCAGAACTTGCTGGGTAAGCGTGTTGACTACTCTGGCCGTTCGGTTATTATCGTCGGCCCGCAGCTCAAGCTGCACGAGTGTGGTCTGCCGAAGCTCATGGCGCTCGAGCTGTTCAAGCCGTTCGTCATGAAGCGTCTGGTGGAGCACGATTACGCACAGAACATCAAGAGCGCAAAGCGCATGGTGGAACGCCAGCGTCCAGAGGTGTGGGACGTCCTCGAAGAGGCTATTTCCGAGCACCCTGTGATGCTGAACCGTGCACCTACGCTGCACCGCCTGGGTATTCAGGCGTTCGAACCGAAGCTGGTCGAGGGCAAGGCTATCCAGCTGCACCCACTGGCCTGTGAGGCGTTCAACGCTGACTTCGACGGCGACCAGATGGCAGTCCACCTGCCGCTGTCCGCCGAGGCTCAGGCTGAGGCCCGCATCCTGATGCTGGCATCGAACAACATTCTTTCCCCAGCATCCGGTAAGCCACTGGCTATGCCACGTCTGGACATGGTCACCGGTCTTTACTACCTGACCATGGCTAAGGGTGAGGACGAGTTCGGCGGCCAGGGCGCATACTCCGAGGCAACCGACGAGCACCCAGCAACCGGTGTGTACAGCTCCATGGCTGAGGCCATCATGGCCCGCGACCGTGGCGTTCTGGGCCTACAGGCTCCGATCCACGTGCGCATCAGCCACCTGCGCCCGCCAGCTGACATCGAGGCTGAGCAGTTCCCCGACGGTTGGGAAAAGGGCCAGACCTGGATGGCGCACACCACCTTGGGGCGCGTCATGTTCAACGAGCTGCTTCCATGGGACTACCCATACCTTGAGGGCGTTATGGCCCGTAAGGGTGGCGGTGACACCATCATGCTTGGCGACGTCATCAACGACCTCGCAGCCAAGTACCCGATGATCACCGTTGCGCAGACGATGGACAAGATGAAGGATGCCGGCTTCTACTGGGCTACGCGTTCCGGTGTGACCATCGCAATGTCTGACGTTCTGGTTCTTCCAAACAAGGAAGAAATCTTGGAGCGCTACGAGGCAGATGCTCGCCAGATTGAGCGTAAGTACTGGCAGCAGGGTGCGCTGACCGAGCGTGAGCGTTACGACCGTCTCGTGGAGCTGTGGAAGACCGCGACCGACGAGGTTGGCGAGGCCGTCGAGAAGCTGTACCCAGACGACAACCCAATTCCGATGATCGTGAAGTCCGGTGCTGCCGGTAACATGCGTCAGATTTGGACCCTGGCCGGTATGAAGGGCATGGTCGTGAACTCGCGTGGTGAATACATCACCCGTCCGATCAACACCTCCTTCCGCGAAGGCCTCTCGGTTCTGGAGTACTTCAACAACTCGCACGGTTCCCGTAAGGGTCTGGCCGATACCGCACTGCGTACGGCTGACTCCGGTTACCTGACCCGTCGTCTTGTTGACGTCGCGCAGGACGTCATCGTCCGCGAAGAAGACTGTGGTACCCGTCAGGGCATCCGCGTCCCAGTTGCGGAAGCAATTCAGGATGCTGCGGGCAACGTCACCGGCTACCGTGGTCACGAGCTCATCGAGACCTCTGTGGCAGGCCGTGTTCTCGCAGCCGATGCCAAGGACTCCGAGGGCAATGTTGTCCTCGAGGGTGGTTCCGACCTCACCGATGCTGCGATCCAGAAGCTCATCGATGCCGGTATCGAGCAGATCAAGGTCCGCTCCGTGATGACCTGCCAGACCCCAACCGGCGTCTGCGCTAAGTGCTACGGCAAGTCCATGGCCTCCGGCCACCAGGTTGACATCGGAGAGGCTGTCGGCATCGTCGCTGCACAGTCGATTGGTGAGCCTGGTACCCAGCTGACCATGCGTACGTTCCACCAGGGTGGTGTCGGTGGCGACATTACCGGTGGTCTGCCACGTGTCCAGGAGCTGTTCGAGGCCCGCGTTCCCAAGAACTGCGCCCCGATTGCTTCCGTCGCAGGTACGATCCACCTGGAAGAAGAAGGCAACTTCTACACGTTGACGATTACGCCTGACGACGGCTCCGACAACGTGGTCTACGAGAAACTGTCGCGCCGCCAGGGCCTGGCCCAGGTCCGTCGCCCGATGGAATCCAACCCGCAGGCCATGATCGAGCGTTCGCTGCGCGACGGCGACCACGTCGAGGTGGGCGACCGCCTGCTGCGTGGCGCTGCCGATCCGCACGACGTACTCGAGGTCCTCGGCCGTCGTGGTGTGGAACAGCACCTCATCGACGAGGTTCAGGCTGTGTACCGTACCCAGGGTGTGGCCATCCACGACAAGCACATCGAGATCATCATCCGTCAGATGCTGCGTCGCGGTACCGTCATCGAGTCCGGTTCCACGGACTTCCTGCCAGGTACCCTCGTAGATCTCTCCGAGGCGAAGGCTGCGAACGCGGAAGCAATCGCAGCTGGTGGCCAGCCGGCAGAGCTGCGTAGTGAGATCATGGGTATCACGAAGGCCTCCTTGGCAACCGAGTCCTGGCTGTCGGCCGCATCGTTCCAGGAGACCACCCGCGTGCTCACCGACGCTGCGATTAACAAGCGTTCGGACAAGCTGATCGGTCTCAAGGAGAACGTGATCATCGGTAAGCTGATCCCGGCCGGTACCGGTATCTCGCGCTACCGCAACATCACGGTCACCCCGACCGAAGCGGCACGCACCGCCGCGTACTCCATCCCGACGTACACCGACTCCATTTACGGTGACGACTTCGGCGAGTACACCGGCGCATCCGTCCCACTGGACGAGCTCGGCCTCTAA